Proteins found in one Pocillopora verrucosa isolate sample1 chromosome 12, ASM3666991v2, whole genome shotgun sequence genomic segment:
- the LOC131791566 gene encoding neuromedin-U receptor 2-like yields the protein MLEANTTAISPEPVPLKWTLRLLYIFVFVVGIAGNVIVCAAVLKRKRLRTSNNLFTFNLACADLIVVTIYVPTQMTAFENEHNWALGDIMCRIAYIIIPLCLSASIGSLLAITVNRYRAITSPLTAKLTERGIQGIITGIWVTSLVIALPIIFVAGEERSSSGQVYCSEPGWPEDSVIDNVYWISIFFLQYITPLVFICVLSTIAACKLRSDVLFNTKRESLVITKAVRKRMQQGTKITKMLFALVIIYAICMLPQHVVYFWMEFGNLNQMEFKMYIFRFSNVFPMANCALNPIAYGTLNKEFKMVFKGLLKRKWNYKSTICFRWNDDQYREDIIEEKDNSVISLKVI from the coding sequence ATGCTAGAGGCTAACACAACGGCTATTTCTCCTGAGCCTGTTCCGCTAAAATGGACGTTACGCCTTTTATACATCTTTGTGTTTGTCGTGGGCATTGCTGGTAATGTGATCGTGTGTGCTGCGGTGTTGAAACGCAAGCGTCTTCGAACGAGTAACAACCTTTTTACTTTCAATCTTGCTTGTGCTGACCTTATCGTTGTAACGATTTACGTCCCAACACAAATGACCGCTTTCGAGAATGAACACAACTGGGCCTTAGGAGACATTATGTGTCGGATTGCCTATATCATCATTCCACTATGTCTGTCGGCCTCTATTGGTTCTTTACTGGCCATAACAGTTAACCGTTACCGCGCTATAACTTCCCCACTGACGGCAAAACTGACAGAGAGAGGAATTCAGGGGATTATCACTGGCATTTGGGTCACGTCTCTGGTCATAGCTTTGCCAATAATTTTTGTAGCGGGAGAAGAAAGGAGTAGTAGTGGACAGGTGTACTGCTCAGAGCCAGGCTGGCCCGAAGATTCAGTAATTGATAATGTTTATTGgatctctattttttttcttcagtacATTACACCTCTTGTTTTTATATGCGTTCTATCGACCATTGCTGCTTGTAAACTTAGAAGTGACGTCCTGTTTAATACAAAAAGGGAATCTCTTGTCATCACAAAGGCTGTGCGAAAGCGAATGCAGCAAGGTACTAAAATAACCAAAATGCTTTTCGCACTCGTAATTATTTACGCCATTTGTATGCTGCCCCAGCATGTTGTGTATTTTTGGATGGAATTTGGAAATCTTAACCAGATGGAATTCAAAATGTATATATTCAGGTTTTCGAATGTATTCCCCATGGCAAACTGTGCGTTAAATCCCATCGCATATGGGACATTGAATAAGGAGTTCAAAATGGTTTTCAAGGGTCTTTTGAAACGTAAATGGAATTACAAGTCTACAATTTGCTTTAGATGGAATGACGATCAATATCGCGAGGATATTATCGAAGAGAAAGACAATTCAGTCATCTCCCTAAAGGTGATTTGA
- the LOC131791531 gene encoding QRFP-like peptide receptor: protein MMNNTTSFEPECGSAYLKWTLRLIYSIIFILGLFGNAVVCIAIVKRKGTQTSCNIFTFNLAFHDLILVLVYVPTQMIFFENCYQWVLGSFMCYLAYIILPLSLSVSIGTLLAITADRYRAIVFPVKSRLSRRRVMLIIAVIWVASAVTALPLLFVTKFFSPQPGIKYCAEYWTSPMFQEIYWISMFCIQYLLPLSIIAILAGITAYTLRKNALPVAMETCAQSEVFRKAIQRRAKQTQRIRNMLIALVLLYAICMLPQHVVYTFWSKYGNLTETSYREMANLIANIFPIANSALNAIAYGTLNKEFKDVFNFLFKCTCLKSRYLLRKPSTFETETSVKKNESGPLHQEWKNGRETMVSPLPKMKIKKNDCTQDSCNRGNNYSADQERLGLIVFTGVGSSRRESLQYISSGDREELSQKETVV, encoded by the coding sequence ATGATGAACAACACTACCTCATTCGAACCGGAATGCGGGTCTGCGTACCTAAAATGGACTTTGCGACTAATTTATTCAATCATATTCATCCTTGGTTTGTTCGGAAATGCAGTTGTCTGCATAGCGATTGTCAAACGAAAAGGGACTCAAACCAGCTGTAACATATTTACGTTCAATCTTGCGTTCCACGATCTAATTCTCGTACTCGTCTACGTTCCAAcgcaaatgattttttttgaaaactgctATCAATGGGTTCTTGGAAGTTTTATGTGCTATCTTGCTTACATAATACTTCCCTTGTCACTGTCTGTGTCCATCGGTACTTTACTGGCCATCACCGCTGACCGATACCGCGCGATTGTATTTCCAGTCAAGTCTAGGCTATCCAGGAGGCGGGTAATGTTGATAATAGCTGTCATTTGGGTTGCATCGGCTGTAACCGCCTTACCTCTTCTATTTGTCACCAAATTCTTTTCGCCTCAGCCTGGGATAAAGTACTGCGCAGAGTATTGGACATCGCCAATGTTTCAAGAAATCTACTGGATATCAATGTTTTGCATTCAGTATCTGTTGCCCTTGAGTATCATTGCGATCTTGGCGGGCATAACGGCCTATACTTTAAGGAAAAACGCACTCCCAGTTGCTATGGAGACGTGCGCTCAAAGCGAGGTCTTTCGGAAGGCCATTCAACGAAGAGCCAAACAAACACAGCGGATAAGAAACATGCTCATTGCACTCGTGTTGCTCTACGCCATTTGTATGCTGCCTCAGCACGTGGTGTACACGTTCTGGTCGAAATACGGGAATTTGACCGAAACGAGTTACAGAGAGATGGCAAACTTAATAGCCAACATCTTTCCAATAGCAAACAGTGCGCTCAATGCGATTGCATACGGAACATTGAACAAGGAGTTCAAGgacgttttcaattttttgttcaaatgcACTTGCCTGAAGAGTAGATACCTTTTAAGGAAACCTTCGACTTTTGAGACAGAAACTAGTGTAAAAAAGAATGAAAGCGGACCACTTCATCAGGAATGGAAAAATGGACGAGAAACCATGGTGTCTCCTCttccaaaaatgaaaattaaaaaaaacgacTGCACGCAGGACTCGTGCAACCGCGGGAACAATTATTCGGCCGATCAAGAACGTTTAGGTCTTATAGTCTTTACGGGCGTGGGCTCCAGCAGAAGAGAGAGCCTACAATATATTTCTTCCGGAGATAGAGAAGAGCTTTCACAAAAGGAGACAGTCGTGTAA
- the LOC131791530 gene encoding Fanconi anemia group C protein isoform X1, with protein MEVGIKRWYDDAKKWGRGNSAEECKETFESLQDLSSFLKKLEVELHKVVWKSCSQSFFLAVGKGDSNVILKKFPSVGKLLGQLYENNVVLLSDEVFQIVVRCSLLLSNCSAVQEKNLNKKAKSWVQTQLRRATTPILKNSILHHIGEFWGYTAQESLEIMLKKLVSSMCHDLEVLQGFFWNEEEREFYPQKPISGLCLKELSEFCLPLITIPQAKPLVEKILCSQKSLDLVKSCHNEGFLVSESVPQVLLHAVSLNKGLFLSYDAQVSLWKRHQPSFESEILDLIEISSIKRPFISRDQLRDLISSRRLPRACVENPEFFAVAWGILSSFLARSGGSAQVAKLSSVFGQICVEECQEGRQQVLSTFSEIFPDFCQPLVRKLALRPRDAADEESVLTNLQNIHLDLEELTRKLSPSELFNVWKILWCFPSWEREALRKLLLRSSKEEMLNCCVNIFCWFHVPPLSDKHSSLKEAVREIVYPMRLLKSKTRLQFADILYTLSTCPVLRASEASILLSRLLLVFLCDALGGHLVFTEVVKLFLPEGTAVIRLSFVIDSLENIFDREESVSSTEQKKARLLFVQEIKCLSDEAKRESLVATLTESESMTQTEELLTRTKTLITVLQTDHI; from the exons ATGGAGGTGGGGATTAAGAGATGGTATGATGATGCCAAAAAATGGGGGAGAGGAAATTCCGCAGAGGAATGCAAAGAAACATTTGAGAGTCTACAAGACTTATCAAGTTTTCTGAAGAAACTTGAGGTGGAACTTCACAAAGTGGTATGGAAGAGCTGTAGCCAAAGTTTTTTCTTGGCTGTTGGG AAAGGTGACTCAAATgtgattttaaagaaatttccaaGTGTGGGGAAACTTCTTGGACAGCTATATGAGAACAATGTTGTTTTATTGTCAG ATGAAGTGTTTCAAATTGTGGTGAGATGCAGTTTACTTTTGTCAAACTGCTCTGCAGTACAAGAAAAGAATCTTAACAAAAAAGCAAAGAGTTGGGTACAAACTCAACTGAGACGTGCAACCACACCCATTCTTAAAAATAGTATATTGCACCACATTGGAGAATTTTGGGGCTACACAGCTCAAGAATCCTTAGAAATAATGTTGAAAAAG TTGGTGTCATCGATGTGTCATGATTTAGAAGTATTACAAGGCTTCTTTTGGAATGAAGAAGAAAG AGAATTTTATCCTCAGAAACCAATATCAGGACTATGCTTAAAGGAACTATCTGAATTTTGCCTGCCTCTGATAACTATACCACAAGCAAAACCTTTG GTGGAAAAGATTCTTTGCAGCCAAAAAAGCTTGGATTTGGTGAaaag TTGTCACAATGAAGGTTTCCTTGTCTCGGAAAGTGTCCCGCAAGTGCTTTTGCATGCTGTCTCTCTCAACAAAG GGCTGTTTTTATCATATGATGCGCAAGTTAGTCTGTGGAAAAGGCACCAACCCAGCTTTGAATCAGAG attttagaTTTGATCGAGATATCATCCATCAAGAGGCCCTTTATTTCCAGAGATCAACTCAGGGATCTGATTTCTTCACGTAGACTG CCTCGAGCTTGCGTGGAAAATCCAGAATTCTTTGCTGTTGCTTGGGGTATTTTAAG TTCATTTCTTGCTCGCTCTGGAGGAAGCGCACAAGTAGCAAAGCTGTCGTCAGTATTTGGGCAAATATGTGTCGAGGAATGTCAAGAGGGCCGCCAGCAG GTTCTCTCGACGTTTTCAGAAATCTTTCCCGACTTTTGTCAGCCGCTTGTGCGGAAACTGGCTTTACGCCCGCGCG ATGCAGCAGATGAGGAATCTGTCCTGACGAATTTGCAAAATATTCATCTCGATCTGGAAGAACTAACACGGAAATTATCACCAAG TGAGTTGTTCAATGTCTGGAAAATACTTTGGTGTTTTCCCTCGTGGGAAAGAGAAGCATTGCGAAAGCTGCTTTTGAGATCGAGTAAAGAGGAG ATGTTGAATTGTTGTGTCAACATTTTTTGCTGGTTTCATGTTCCACCTTTGTCGGACAAGCATTCTTCGTTAAAG gaagcTGTAAGAGAAATTGTTTATCCTATGCGTCTACTCAAGTCAAAGACCAGGCTTCAGTTTGCAGATATTCTGTATACTTTGTCAACATGCCCTGTATTACGTGCCTCGGAGGCGTCCATTTTGTTGAGTAGGCTGTTATTGGTCTTCCTATGTGATGCGTTGGGTGGCCATTTAGTGTTTACTGAGGTAGTAAAATTG TTCCTGCCGGAAGGTACCGCGGTGATACGTTTGTCATTTGTGATAGAcagtttggaaaatatttttgatagaGAGGAATCTGTTTCCTCAACTGAACAGAAGAAAGCTCGACTCTTATTTGTCcaggaaataaaatgtttatctgACGAGGCTAAAAGGGAGTCTCTAGTGGCGACCTTAACTGAGTCAGAGTCCATGACCCAAACTGAAGAACTACTAACTAGAACCAAAACACTTATAACTGTGTTGCAAACAGACCACATttag
- the LOC131791530 gene encoding Fanconi anemia group C protein isoform X2 → MEVGIKRWYDDAKKWGRGNSAEECKETFESLQDLSSFLKKLEVELHKVKGDSNVILKKFPSVGKLLGQLYENNVVLLSDEVFQIVVRCSLLLSNCSAVQEKNLNKKAKSWVQTQLRRATTPILKNSILHHIGEFWGYTAQESLEIMLKKLVSSMCHDLEVLQGFFWNEEEREFYPQKPISGLCLKELSEFCLPLITIPQAKPLVEKILCSQKSLDLVKSCHNEGFLVSESVPQVLLHAVSLNKGLFLSYDAQVSLWKRHQPSFESEILDLIEISSIKRPFISRDQLRDLISSRRLPRACVENPEFFAVAWGILSSFLARSGGSAQVAKLSSVFGQICVEECQEGRQQVLSTFSEIFPDFCQPLVRKLALRPRDAADEESVLTNLQNIHLDLEELTRKLSPSELFNVWKILWCFPSWEREALRKLLLRSSKEEMLNCCVNIFCWFHVPPLSDKHSSLKEAVREIVYPMRLLKSKTRLQFADILYTLSTCPVLRASEASILLSRLLLVFLCDALGGHLVFTEVVKLFLPEGTAVIRLSFVIDSLENIFDREESVSSTEQKKARLLFVQEIKCLSDEAKRESLVATLTESESMTQTEELLTRTKTLITVLQTDHI, encoded by the exons ATGGAGGTGGGGATTAAGAGATGGTATGATGATGCCAAAAAATGGGGGAGAGGAAATTCCGCAGAGGAATGCAAAGAAACATTTGAGAGTCTACAAGACTTATCAAGTTTTCTGAAGAAACTTGAGGTGGAACTTCACAAAGTG AAAGGTGACTCAAATgtgattttaaagaaatttccaaGTGTGGGGAAACTTCTTGGACAGCTATATGAGAACAATGTTGTTTTATTGTCAG ATGAAGTGTTTCAAATTGTGGTGAGATGCAGTTTACTTTTGTCAAACTGCTCTGCAGTACAAGAAAAGAATCTTAACAAAAAAGCAAAGAGTTGGGTACAAACTCAACTGAGACGTGCAACCACACCCATTCTTAAAAATAGTATATTGCACCACATTGGAGAATTTTGGGGCTACACAGCTCAAGAATCCTTAGAAATAATGTTGAAAAAG TTGGTGTCATCGATGTGTCATGATTTAGAAGTATTACAAGGCTTCTTTTGGAATGAAGAAGAAAG AGAATTTTATCCTCAGAAACCAATATCAGGACTATGCTTAAAGGAACTATCTGAATTTTGCCTGCCTCTGATAACTATACCACAAGCAAAACCTTTG GTGGAAAAGATTCTTTGCAGCCAAAAAAGCTTGGATTTGGTGAaaag TTGTCACAATGAAGGTTTCCTTGTCTCGGAAAGTGTCCCGCAAGTGCTTTTGCATGCTGTCTCTCTCAACAAAG GGCTGTTTTTATCATATGATGCGCAAGTTAGTCTGTGGAAAAGGCACCAACCCAGCTTTGAATCAGAG attttagaTTTGATCGAGATATCATCCATCAAGAGGCCCTTTATTTCCAGAGATCAACTCAGGGATCTGATTTCTTCACGTAGACTG CCTCGAGCTTGCGTGGAAAATCCAGAATTCTTTGCTGTTGCTTGGGGTATTTTAAG TTCATTTCTTGCTCGCTCTGGAGGAAGCGCACAAGTAGCAAAGCTGTCGTCAGTATTTGGGCAAATATGTGTCGAGGAATGTCAAGAGGGCCGCCAGCAG GTTCTCTCGACGTTTTCAGAAATCTTTCCCGACTTTTGTCAGCCGCTTGTGCGGAAACTGGCTTTACGCCCGCGCG ATGCAGCAGATGAGGAATCTGTCCTGACGAATTTGCAAAATATTCATCTCGATCTGGAAGAACTAACACGGAAATTATCACCAAG TGAGTTGTTCAATGTCTGGAAAATACTTTGGTGTTTTCCCTCGTGGGAAAGAGAAGCATTGCGAAAGCTGCTTTTGAGATCGAGTAAAGAGGAG ATGTTGAATTGTTGTGTCAACATTTTTTGCTGGTTTCATGTTCCACCTTTGTCGGACAAGCATTCTTCGTTAAAG gaagcTGTAAGAGAAATTGTTTATCCTATGCGTCTACTCAAGTCAAAGACCAGGCTTCAGTTTGCAGATATTCTGTATACTTTGTCAACATGCCCTGTATTACGTGCCTCGGAGGCGTCCATTTTGTTGAGTAGGCTGTTATTGGTCTTCCTATGTGATGCGTTGGGTGGCCATTTAGTGTTTACTGAGGTAGTAAAATTG TTCCTGCCGGAAGGTACCGCGGTGATACGTTTGTCATTTGTGATAGAcagtttggaaaatatttttgatagaGAGGAATCTGTTTCCTCAACTGAACAGAAGAAAGCTCGACTCTTATTTGTCcaggaaataaaatgtttatctgACGAGGCTAAAAGGGAGTCTCTAGTGGCGACCTTAACTGAGTCAGAGTCCATGACCCAAACTGAAGAACTACTAACTAGAACCAAAACACTTATAACTGTGTTGCAAACAGACCACATttag
- the LOC131791532 gene encoding galanin receptor 2a-like yields the protein MNESSLTSTADAWSDLTTPTMKWVFRGLFSTILFLGLVGNGAVCSAIVLKQRLRTTANMLVLNLAAADFVFVALYAPTQLSFFENNYSWEMGDGVCKLTYTVLPACLCATVETLLCIAVIRYKAVASPFRLRVGMTYKTTAVVISVIWLTSLLTGLPVLLLAKTVQYQDRVFCDEIWPVGKPYREVYWVFIFLIQYAIPLLAIILLSIATIVKVKQSRARVIPSAPSINNEANSVSHVLQANVRQRQRREINMSKMLTGLVILYAICMLPQHVVFFWLTYGNLKQQEYSLYIFTIANMFPIANSALNPLIYGSLHKELKSGFKNCIKCS from the coding sequence ATGAACGAGAGTAGTTTGACTTCAACAGCTGATGCGTGGAGTGACCTGACCACGCCAACCATGAAATGGGTTTTTCGCGGCCTTTTCTCAACAATCCTATTTCTTGGTTTGGTTGGAAATGGCGCAGTATGCTCAGCCATTGTTCTAAAGCAGAGATTGCGAACGACGGCGAATATGTTGGTGTTAAACCTTGCTGCGGCTGATTTCGTATTTGTGGCGCTTTACGCCCCGACACAACTCTCCTTTTTCGAGAACAACTACAGCTGGGAGATGGGTGACGGTGTTTGTAAGCTCACATACACAGTCTTACCAGCATGCCTTTGCGCTACTGTGGAAACTCTTTTATGTATTGCGGTGATACGTTACAAAGCTGTGGCGAGTCCGTTTCGTTTGCGCGTCGGAATGACTTATAAAACAACAGCAGTGGTGATATCTGTCATATGGCTGACCTCTTTGTTAACAGGCCTACCAGTTCTTCTTTTGGCGAAGACTGTACAGTACCAAGACAGGGTATTCTGTGACGAAATCTGGCCAGTTGGCAAGCCTTACCGTGAAGTTTACTGggtttttatatttcttatCCAGTACGCCATTCCATTGCTGGCTATTATTCTTTTATCCATTGCTACAATCGTAAAAGTGAAACAGAGTCGCGCTCGTGTAATACCAAGTGCTCCGTCCATCAACAACGAAGCAAATTCAGTTTCCCATGTCTTACAAGCTAACGTGAGGCAAAGACAAAGGAGAGAGATCAACATGTCAAAGATGTTGACAGGTTTGGTCATCCTGTACGCAATCTGCATGCTTCCGCAGCACGTTGTGTTTTTCTGGCTTACGTACGGCAACTTGAAACAGCAGGAGTACTCGCTATACATTTTCACTATCGCTAATATGTTTCCGATCGCTAACAGTGCGTTAAACCCTCTTATATACGGCAGTTTACATAAAGAGTTGAAAAGTGGCTTTAAAAACTGCATTAAGTGTTCATAA
- the LOC131791534 gene encoding ribitol 5-phosphate transferase FKRP-like: MRHRKILFVFIFLVATMCLLMMSLIQTDSKLTLSPTNKCVVIVDREDIVYPYYGNRFGKHCLVALDWGEMCPELYTELGGKCNLIDSTIQCPDIRNHAKFRNRQAQLVMTRMLRIFDLIAQKHNIDYWIFGGTLLGAARHHGFIPWDYDIDIEMPLEEYVKFFQVAAKDLPPDIFFQNSISDPTLNPDDPSGYYKHEIVGIYEATWNPRLRDRYSCYKFCMSYGCTWHDGLMIDMFVSPHMNRSAVPRRRISFEGFTFPVQNDWEEYLTENFGEKYFEVPIHQEPKESPDVFHGCEELKGSS; this comes from the coding sequence ATGAGACACAGAAAGATTCTATTTGTGTTCATTTTTCTGGTAGCTACGATGTGTCTTCTGATGATGTCCTTAATACAGACTGATTCCAAGCTCACACTTTCCCCCACAAATAAGTGTGTTGTGATTGTCGATCGCGAAGACATTGTGTATCCGTACTATGGTAATCGGTTTGGAAAACACTGTCTTGTTGCACTGGATTGGGGAGAAATGTGCCCTGAGTTGTACACAGAATTGGGAGGAAAATGTAACTTGATCGACAGTACAATTCAATGTCCTGATATTCGAAACCACGCAAAATTTCGCAACCGACAGGCACAACTCGTCATGACCAGAATGCTACGTATTTTTGACCTCATAGCGCAGAAACACAACATTGACTACTGGATATTTGGCGGGACTTTACTTGGTGCTGCAAGACATCATGGATTTATTCCGTGGGATTACGACATAGATATTGAAATGCCTTTGGAAGAATATGTGAAATTTTTCCAGGTCGCAGCAAAGGATTTACCGCCAGATATTTTCTTTCAGAACTCTATAAGTGATCCAACGTTGAATCCGGATGACCCAAGTGGTTACTACAAGCATGAAATAGTTGGTATCTACGAAGCAACTTGGAACCCAAGATTACGAGATAGATATAGTTGCTATAAATTCTGTATGTCCTACGGATGTACTTGGCATGATGGGCTCATGATTGACATGTTCGTGTCGCCTCACATGAACAGATCTGCCGTCCCGCGTAGACGAATAAGTTTCGAAGGTTTCACCTTTCCTGTGCAAAATGACTGGGAGGAATATTTAACAGAAAATTTTGGCGAGAAGTACTTTGAAGTTCCAATCCATCAAGAACCGAAAGAAAGTCCAGACGTGTTCCATGGATGCGAGGAACTCAAAGGAAGTTCTTAG